The following coding sequences are from one uncultured Desulfobacter sp. window:
- the murB gene encoding UDP-N-acetylmuramate dehydrogenase, translating into MVVSDHIKEMFASFGIETQKAMDRYTSLRVGGPADLLVQPDSIEQVIGVVKTAHEAQLPMTIIGGGTNILVSDKGIRGLVIILTRLKQKIEVTTGGDKKNPIYLTALAGESLNRLGRYAADAGLAGLEWAAGIPGTIGGAVMMNAGAFGSDMSRVVTEIEVLDLATLETMVLPADVLAFSYRKLALENSIVLKVRFGLTRADADTIKDEFNRNLKTKQSTQPVSQASAGCFFKNPPGDKPAGFLIEQAGMKRAQYNGAMVSDLHANFIVNHGNARASDILNLAAQVRKSVYEEFGINLKEEVKTIGD; encoded by the coding sequence ATGGTTGTAAGCGATCACATAAAAGAGATGTTCGCTTCTTTTGGGATAGAAACCCAAAAGGCCATGGACCGGTACACCAGTCTCCGGGTGGGCGGCCCGGCGGATCTTCTGGTACAACCCGATTCCATAGAGCAGGTGATCGGCGTCGTTAAAACTGCACACGAGGCACAGCTGCCGATGACCATTATCGGCGGCGGCACCAATATACTCGTTTCGGACAAAGGCATCCGGGGGCTCGTGATCATTTTGACCCGGCTGAAACAAAAAATTGAGGTGACCACAGGCGGCGATAAAAAGAACCCGATCTATTTAACGGCACTTGCCGGAGAATCCCTCAACCGCCTGGGCAGATATGCGGCGGACGCGGGACTGGCCGGCCTTGAATGGGCCGCCGGAATCCCGGGCACCATCGGCGGAGCAGTCATGATGAACGCTGGGGCCTTTGGCAGCGACATGAGCCGGGTGGTCACAGAGATTGAGGTCCTGGACCTTGCCACCCTGGAAACGATGGTGTTGCCGGCAGACGTGTTAGCGTTTTCCTACCGAAAACTTGCCCTTGAAAACAGTATTGTACTCAAGGTCCGGTTTGGGCTGACCCGGGCGGATGCCGACACCATCAAAGATGAATTTAACCGTAACCTTAAAACAAAGCAATCCACCCAGCCGGTGTCCCAGGCATCTGCCGGGTGTTTTTTCAAAAACCCCCCGGGCGACAAACCGGCAGGCTTTCTCATTGAGCAGGCCGGCATGAAACGCGCCCAATACAACGGGGCCATGGTATCTGATCTGCACGCCAATTTCATTGTCAACCACGGCAACGCCCGCGCAAGCGACATCCTGAACCTGGCAGCCCAGGTGAGGAAAAGCGTATACGAGGAATTCGGGATTAACCTTAAAGAAGAGGTAAAAACCATTGGCGACTAA
- the murC gene encoding UDP-N-acetylmuramate--L-alanine ligase, with the protein MYQHDYHIHFVGIGGIGMSGIAELLVNLGYTISGSDLKLSHITDRLKEKGATIYKGHAKENLTDVNVVVTSSAISAQNPEVIRARELGCPIIPRAEMLAELMRIKYAIAVAGAHGKTSTTAMISQILNTAGLDPTVIIGGLLQGLDTNALHGSGEFIVAEADESDGSFLKYAPSIAAVTNIDLEHLDFYKDIDDIKDKFVQFINSVPFYGLAILCLDNPHIQDILPRITVRHITYGMTAQSELQARHIRFEHGKSLFNVFKGDQDLGHILLNIGGRHNILNAMAGIATGLELNIPFDTIKKALEKIKGVKRRLEIKGEAKGIMVMDDYGHHPTEIQATLTAVRDSYPDKRLIVVFQPHRYTRTQALFQDFTRSFYQSDVLMVLPIYAASEVPIEDVDSEKLVDGIKAHGHKDACFAPDFTQALSIITHKAKPGDMVLTLGAGDVYTLGEKLVEIL; encoded by the coding sequence ATGTACCAGCATGATTATCACATACACTTTGTAGGCATCGGCGGCATCGGCATGAGCGGCATTGCCGAACTGTTGGTGAACCTTGGCTACACCATATCGGGTTCCGATCTCAAACTCTCCCACATCACCGACCGGCTTAAGGAAAAAGGAGCAACCATTTATAAAGGTCATGCCAAGGAGAACCTCACAGATGTCAATGTGGTGGTCACCTCTTCGGCCATTTCCGCCCAGAACCCGGAAGTGATCCGGGCCAGGGAACTGGGGTGTCCCATCATTCCCAGGGCTGAAATGCTGGCCGAACTGATGCGCATCAAATACGCCATTGCCGTGGCAGGTGCCCATGGCAAAACCTCCACCACCGCCATGATCTCCCAGATACTCAACACCGCAGGGCTTGATCCCACGGTGATCATCGGCGGTCTCCTCCAGGGGCTGGACACCAATGCCCTGCACGGGTCCGGTGAATTTATTGTGGCCGAAGCAGATGAAAGCGACGGCTCATTTCTCAAATACGCCCCATCCATTGCCGCCGTGACCAATATTGACCTGGAGCATCTGGATTTTTACAAAGACATTGACGACATCAAAGATAAATTTGTCCAATTCATCAACTCCGTACCCTTTTACGGCCTGGCCATCCTCTGCCTGGACAACCCACATATCCAGGATATTCTGCCCAGGATCACGGTCCGGCATATCACCTACGGCATGACGGCCCAGTCGGAACTCCAGGCACGGCACATCCGGTTTGAACACGGAAAATCTTTGTTCAACGTATTCAAGGGCGACCAGGACCTGGGCCATATTCTGTTAAACATCGGGGGGCGGCACAATATCCTCAATGCCATGGCCGGCATTGCCACGGGCCTGGAGCTGAACATCCCCTTTGACACCATTAAAAAGGCACTGGAAAAGATCAAAGGCGTCAAACGCCGCCTGGAGATCAAGGGAGAGGCCAAGGGCATTATGGTGATGGATGATTACGGCCATCACCCCACCGAGATCCAAGCGACCTTGACGGCGGTCCGGGACAGCTATCCGGACAAACGGCTGATTGTGGTATTCCAGCCCCACAGATACACCAGAACCCAGGCCTTGTTCCAGGACTTCACCCGCTCCTTTTACCAGTCCGACGTGCTCATGGTGCTGCCCATCTATGCGGCGTCCGAAGTCCCCATTGAAGATGTGGATTCGGAAAAACTGGTGGACGGCATAAAGGCCCATGGGCACAAGGATGCCTGCTTTGCCCCGGATTTCACCCAGGCCTTATCCATCATCACCCATAAAGCAAAGCCGGGGGATATGGTGCTGACCTTGGGAGCCGGCGATGTATACACCCTTGGCGAAAAACTGGTGGAGATTTTGTAA
- the murG gene encoding undecaprenyldiphospho-muramoylpentapeptide beta-N-acetylglucosaminyltransferase, which yields MQKNKRVIIAGGKTGGHLFPGIAVAQALVEKDPSTKILFVGTDAPFETDTLARYGFEHRSIISRPIKGKNIFAKAWSASLVGISLLQALMIIIMFRADFILGVGGFSSFALVLAGRILFRQTAIHEQNAFPGMTNRMLSKIARTRFISFKETKGMPENDTTFLVGNPVRRPLGTQPENQTTEESVLERINPDDFLVLVTGGSQGAASINKAFTQAVTMMEDTNSLFIIHQTGKNAEAQIQSFYEDRNVRHKAAAFFYDMPAIQDRADLVIGRAGAGTVSELCIKGKPAILVPYPHAADDHQTANAKFLADQGAAIMIADKSLTGQTLSAAIEDLRNNTQKRSQMADTMKTLAMPHGADLIADQILGADVSRRKENVPA from the coding sequence ATGCAAAAAAATAAACGCGTCATCATTGCCGGCGGAAAAACAGGGGGACATCTGTTCCCGGGCATTGCCGTGGCCCAGGCCCTGGTGGAAAAAGATCCGTCCACAAAAATTTTGTTTGTGGGCACCGATGCACCCTTTGAAACAGATACCCTTGCCCGGTACGGGTTTGAGCATCGCTCAATCATCTCCCGGCCCATAAAAGGGAAAAACATATTTGCCAAGGCCTGGTCCGCGTCCCTTGTGGGCATCAGCCTGCTCCAGGCACTGATGATCATTATTATGTTCAGGGCGGATTTCATTTTAGGCGTGGGCGGATTTTCATCCTTTGCCCTGGTGCTGGCCGGACGTATCCTTTTCAGGCAGACGGCCATCCATGAACAGAACGCATTTCCGGGCATGACCAACCGCATGCTAAGCAAAATCGCCCGGACCCGGTTTATCTCCTTTAAAGAGACCAAGGGCATGCCGGAAAACGACACCACCTTTTTAGTGGGCAACCCGGTTCGCCGTCCTTTGGGCACCCAGCCGGAAAACCAAACCACGGAAGAGAGCGTTCTGGAGCGGATAAACCCCGACGATTTTCTTGTGCTTGTCACCGGCGGCAGCCAGGGTGCGGCCTCCATTAACAAGGCCTTCACCCAAGCCGTTACCATGATGGAAGATACGAATTCACTGTTCATCATCCACCAGACCGGGAAAAATGCCGAGGCTCAAATCCAAAGTTTTTATGAAGATCGCAATGTCCGGCACAAAGCCGCCGCTTTTTTCTACGATATGCCGGCCATCCAGGACCGGGCCGACCTGGTCATCGGCCGGGCAGGCGCAGGTACGGTGTCCGAACTGTGCATCAAAGGCAAACCCGCCATCCTGGTGCCCTACCCCCATGCGGCGGACGACCACCAGACCGCAAACGCAAAATTTTTAGCCGACCAGGGTGCCGCGATCATGATTGCGGACAAATCCCTGACAGGGCAAACGTTATCGGCAGCCATTGAGGACCTGCGCAACAACACACAAAAAAGATCCCAAATGGCAGACACCATGAAGACGCTTGCCATGCCCCACGGCGCAGACCTCATTGCCGATCAAATTTTAGGGGCGGATGTTTCAAGAAGGAAAGAAAATGTACCAGCATGA
- the ftsW gene encoding putative lipid II flippase FtsW, protein MADTMPPGKYLPGRLHPFFREKTILFPVLILTCIGLVMVYSASCSIAMDEHNTLFYYLKRQSIFLFTSLGIMYVTASLPYKLYKSMAYIILLAAIGLLVAVLIPSLGIKANNARRWLDVGPFAFQPAEFAKLAMILFMAYSLSKKQEIGKLKEFSIGVVPHAAVFGLMAALILCQPDFGTIVVLGMICWGMMFTAGVPLLYLLSPLPVIIPVTAYFLVFKVSYRLERIMAFLNPWEDPLGIGFQLTNSLKAFGSGGLFGKGVGLSMQKMHFLPEPHTDFIFSIIGEELGLIGVTAILVLYGLILHTGTRIARQADTFFGAVTATGITLYLGLQVIINTGVTLGVLPTKGLTLPFISYGGTSLIINMAAMGILMNIGASANHAKK, encoded by the coding sequence ATGGCTGACACGATGCCCCCAGGTAAATATCTTCCCGGTCGTCTCCACCCCTTTTTCAGGGAAAAAACCATTCTGTTTCCGGTACTGATTCTTACCTGCATCGGCCTGGTCATGGTCTATTCCGCCTCCTGCAGCATCGCCATGGATGAGCATAATACCCTGTTTTACTACCTGAAACGCCAGTCCATATTTTTATTTACCAGCCTTGGCATCATGTATGTCACCGCCTCGTTGCCGTACAAACTATACAAAAGCATGGCCTATATCATTTTACTTGCGGCCATCGGCCTTCTGGTGGCCGTTTTGATCCCGTCGTTGGGCATCAAGGCCAACAATGCCCGGCGTTGGCTTGATGTGGGACCGTTTGCATTTCAACCGGCTGAATTTGCCAAGCTTGCCATGATCCTTTTCATGGCCTACTCCCTGTCCAAAAAACAGGAGATCGGAAAACTCAAGGAATTTTCCATTGGCGTTGTCCCCCATGCCGCGGTGTTCGGCCTTATGGCCGCGCTCATCCTGTGCCAGCCTGATTTCGGTACCATCGTGGTGCTGGGTATGATCTGCTGGGGGATGATGTTCACCGCGGGCGTTCCTTTGCTTTATCTGCTCAGTCCATTACCGGTGATCATTCCTGTGACGGCATACTTTCTGGTTTTTAAGGTCAGCTACCGGCTCGAACGGATCATGGCCTTTTTAAACCCCTGGGAAGATCCTCTAGGGATCGGATTTCAGCTCACGAACTCGTTGAAAGCCTTTGGATCGGGCGGACTTTTCGGCAAAGGTGTGGGACTTTCCATGCAGAAAATGCACTTTCTGCCCGAGCCCCATACCGATTTTATTTTTTCCATCATCGGTGAAGAGCTCGGTCTTATCGGGGTCACAGCTATCCTGGTGCTTTACGGGCTGATCCTGCACACCGGCACCCGCATTGCCCGGCAGGCAGACACCTTTTTCGGGGCCGTCACCGCCACGGGCATCACCCTCTACTTAGGACTTCAGGTCATCATCAATACGGGCGTGACCCTGGGCGTGCTGCCCACCAAAGGCCTCACCCTGCCCTTTATTTCCTACGGCGGGACATCACTGATCATCAATATGGCAGCCATGGGTATTTTAATGAACATAGGAGCGTCGGCAAATCATGCAAAAAAATAA